A genomic region of Raphanus sativus cultivar WK10039 chromosome 6, ASM80110v3, whole genome shotgun sequence contains the following coding sequences:
- the LOC108808632 gene encoding GATA transcription factor 18-like: MTQGRYCESCGWFHDHTYQTCLFVHNGNGCSNTQPAVVDCTLSLGPPSTTTTGLSERDKKKTRRSGTSSRVSNFTDTNKNTSKTSAYSVLPSSNRRSISGSSDTLLDRRCTNCDTTSTPLWRNGPRGPKSLCNACGIRFKKEERRTMDTTRMTASSTAVQDQYGHHPSSYSNHHSATDQSGSSTCNFVASEIILNHDYGGAGEYYRRDPVDGVNGLPSHSWRLNVEDTAMSLVYDFTR; encoded by the exons ATGACGCAGGGCAGATATTGTGAGTCTTGCGGATGGTTCCACGACCACACTTATCAAACATGCTTATTTGTCCACAATGGAAACGGCTGTTCGAACACACAACCCGCTGTTGTCGACTGCACTCTCTCTCTGGGACCTCCGTCCACTACAACTACAGGACTATCTGAGAGAGACAAAAAGAAGACGCGACGGTCCGGTACTTCATCTCGTGTCTCCAATTTCACGGACACCAATAAGAACACCTCCAAAACGTCGGCGTATAGCGTCCTTCCCTCTTCCAACCGCCGTAGTATTTCGGGCAGCAGCGACACTCTACTTGATCGTCGCTGTACCAACTGCGATACAACGTCTACGCCCCTATGGAGGAATGGTCCTCGAGGTCCCAAg TCGTTATGCAATGCGTGTGGAATTCGTTTCAAGAAAGAAGAGAGGAGGACTATGGATACGACGAGGATGACAGCTAGCAGCACCGCCGTGCAAGATCAATATGGACACCATCCTTCCAGTTATAGTAACCACCACAGTGCCACTGACCAGAGCGGATCATCAACGTGCAATTTCGTAGCCAGCGAGATCATTTTAAACCATGACTACGGCGGTGCTGGAGAGTATTACCGGCGGGATCCCGTCGACGGAGTTAACGGCCTACCTTCACACTCGTGGAGGCTTAATGTAGAGGATACGGCAATGAGTCTTGTCTATGACTTTACTAGGTGA
- the LOC108807137 gene encoding M phase phosphoprotein 10 has protein sequence MADVKDRGLEALEKLKSTEPPVFLAPSSISEVARVASQYIFARLKPHNPKSPFEDLLVDGFDSEQIWQQIDMQSQPLLSSLRHEVKRFAKNPPEVREIGNLGLEASHEGDVNEMDMDGLDSDDNNDEDDELEANENEEEEEEEEEEEEAEEEEEENEGIEDKFFKIKDLEDFLEEGEAQEYDIDFKNKKAMSKVKEQNFSDDDDADEDEEDDDDEDGEFGAFAGEDNEESDKLGKARYNDFFGGKKKETKMKMKHVTEDEEAGNGNQGDEKLSTHEKELLKLQSKIDQMEKANLDPKHWTMQGEVTATKRPKNSALEVDLDFEHNARPPPVITEEVTASLEDMIKSRIIEARFDDVQRAPSLPTKSKREAKELDDNKSKKGLAEVYEEEYVQKSNPSFAPATFSDELKKEASMLFKKLCLKLDALSHFHFTPKPVIEEMSIQTNVPAIAMEEVAPVAVSDAAMLAPEEIFSGTGKIKDESELTQEERKRRRAKKKRKFKAESAKQPVKKARDTTTSTEMSRTGNE, from the exons ATGGCCGATGTAAAGGATCGGGGCTTGGAAGCCCTTGAGAAGCTAAAGTCGACGGAACCACCAGTTTTCCTAGCGCCAAGCTCGATATCGGAGGTGGCTCGTGTCGCATCTCAGTATATCTTCGCCAGGTTGAAGCCTCACAACCCTAAATCTCCTTTCGAGGATCTCTTGGTTGATGGTTTCGATTCCGAGCAGATTTGGCAGCAGATTGATATGCAGTCTCAGCCTTTGTTGTCGAGCTTGCGACATGAAGTTAAGCGGTTTGCTAAAAACCCTCCAGAGGTTCGTGAAATCGGAAATTTGGGCCTTGAGGCCTCTCATGAGGGTGATGTTAATGAGATGGATATGGATGGGCTTGATTCTGATGATAAtaatgatgaggatgatgagcTAGAAGCTAacgaaaacgaagaagaagaagaagaggaagaggaagaggaagaagctgaggaggaagaggaagagaatgAAGGAATAGAGGACAAGTTCTTCAAGATCAAAGATTTGGAGGATTTTTTAGAGGAAGGTGAAGCTCAAGAGTATGACATCGACTTCAAAAACAAGAAAGCTATGTCAAAGGTGAAGGAGCAAAATTTtagcgatgatgatgatgctgatgaagacgaagaagatgatgatgatgaagatggagag TTCGGTGCTTTTGCTGGTGAAGACAACGAAGAGTCAGACAAACTGGGAAAGGCGAG GTATAATGATTTCTTTGGTGGTAAAAAGAAGGAGACAAAAATGAAGATGAAACATGTCACTGAAGATGAGGAAGCTGGAAATGGAAACCAA GGCGATGAAAAACTCTCTACCCATGAGAAAGAACTACTAAAGCTTCAATCCAAGATTGATCAGATGGAGAAAGCAAACTTAGATCCTAAACACTGGACTATGCAGGGAGAG GTAACTGCTACAAAGAGGCCAAAGAATAGTGCTCTAGAAGTTGATTTAGATTTTGAGCACAATGCCAGGCCTCCTCCTGTAATCACAGAAGAGGTCACTGCCTCACTTGAGGATATGATCAAGAGCCGAATCATTGAG GCTCGTTTTGATGATGTTCAACGAGCACCTAGCCTGCCCACTAAATCCAAAAGAGAAGCCAAGGAATTG GACGATAATAAAAGCAAGAAAGGTCTTGCCGAAGTTTACGAG GAAGAATACGTTCAGAAGTCCAATCCGTCTTTTGCTCCAGCAACTTTCTCTGATGAACTGAAGAAAGAG GCAAGCATGCTATTCAAGAAACTATGCCTGAAGTTGGATGCTCTCTCCCACTTCCATTTTACACCTAAACCa GTAATAGAAGAAATGTCAATACAGACAAACGTCCCAGCCATAGCAATGGAAGAG GTTGCGCCAGTGGCAGTGTCAGATGCAGCAATGCTTGCTCCAGAGGAAATATTTTCGGGGACAGGCAAAATAAAGGATGAGTCTGAGCTTACGCaggaagagagaaagaggaggagagctaagaagaagagaaagttcAAAG CTGAATCTGCAAAACAACCTGTTAAGAAGGCGCGTGATACTACTACTAGTACAGAGATGTCTAGAACCG GCAATGAATAA
- the LOC108806615 gene encoding putative glucose-6-phosphate 1-epimerase isoform X1 — MAMMVSVSNSFATFNSPNHLRTSRRRRGFCAMATTGVRVTEGQGNLPKLVLTSPDKSEAEIYLFGGCVTSWKVASGKDLLFVRPDAVFNKIKPISGGIPHCFPQFGPGVIQQHGFGRNMDWSVVDSENAIDNAAVTLELKDGPYSRSMWDFAFHALYKVVVGADSLSTELKITNTDSKPFSFNTALHTYFRASVTGASVKGLKGCKTLNKDPDPKNPIEGQEDRDAVTFPGFVDCVYLDAPNELHFDNGLGDQIIIKNTNWSDAVLWNPHVQMEACYRDFVCVENAKLGDVKLEPGQSWTATQLLSIS, encoded by the exons ATGGCGATGATGGTATCCGTCTCCAACTCATTTGCCACCTTTAATTCTCCCAATCATCTCCGAACCAGCCG caGAAGAAGAGGATTCTGTGCGATGGCTACTACTGGTGTGAGAGTCACAGAAGGACAAGGCAATTTGCCAAAACTCGTCCTCACTTCTCCCGACAAgag CGAGGCAGAGATATATCTGTTTGGAGGATGCGTTACATCGTGGAAAGTTGCGAGTGGGAAAGATCTTCTTTTTGTTAGACCTGATGCCGTCTTCAATAAGATCAAACCCATCAGCGGAGGGATCCCACATTGTTTCCCCCAGTTTGGACCTGGAGTTATTCAgcag CATGGGTTTGGAAGGAACATGGACTGGTCTGTTGTTGATTCTGAAAATGCCATTGACAATGCTGCTGTGACTCTTGAGCTCAAGGATGGTCCTTATAGTCGATCCATGTGGGACTTTGCTTTCCACGCTCTTTACAag GTCGTTGTTGGCGCGGACAGCCTTTCCACCGAGCTTAAAATTACAAACACAGACAGCAAACCCTTCTCTTTTAACACCGCCTTGCATACTTACTTCCGT GCTTCTGTCACGGGAGCATCCGTGAAAGGTTTAAAGGGTTGTAAAACTCTCAATAAGGATCCTGATCCTAAAAACCCAATTGAGGGTCAAGAAGACAG GGATGCAGTCACTTTTCCTGGATTTGTGGATTGCGTCTATCTTGATGCCCCTAATGAATTGCACTTTGATAATGGCTTGGGTGATCAAATAATCATCAAAAACACCAA CTGGTCGGATGCTGTCTTGTGGAACCCGCATGTTCAGATGGAAGCTTGTTACAGAGACTTTGTCTGCGTTGAAAATGCAAAG CTTGGGGATGTCAAGCTCGAGCCGGGACAGTCTTGGACAGCAACACAACTTCTCAGCATCAgttga
- the LOC108806615 gene encoding putative glucose-6-phosphate 1-epimerase isoform X2 produces the protein MAMMVSVSNSFATFNSPNHLRTSRRRGFCAMATTGVRVTEGQGNLPKLVLTSPDKSEAEIYLFGGCVTSWKVASGKDLLFVRPDAVFNKIKPISGGIPHCFPQFGPGVIQQHGFGRNMDWSVVDSENAIDNAAVTLELKDGPYSRSMWDFAFHALYKVVVGADSLSTELKITNTDSKPFSFNTALHTYFRASVTGASVKGLKGCKTLNKDPDPKNPIEGQEDRDAVTFPGFVDCVYLDAPNELHFDNGLGDQIIIKNTNWSDAVLWNPHVQMEACYRDFVCVENAKLGDVKLEPGQSWTATQLLSIS, from the exons ATGGCGATGATGGTATCCGTCTCCAACTCATTTGCCACCTTTAATTCTCCCAATCATCTCCGAACCAGCCG AAGAAGAGGATTCTGTGCGATGGCTACTACTGGTGTGAGAGTCACAGAAGGACAAGGCAATTTGCCAAAACTCGTCCTCACTTCTCCCGACAAgag CGAGGCAGAGATATATCTGTTTGGAGGATGCGTTACATCGTGGAAAGTTGCGAGTGGGAAAGATCTTCTTTTTGTTAGACCTGATGCCGTCTTCAATAAGATCAAACCCATCAGCGGAGGGATCCCACATTGTTTCCCCCAGTTTGGACCTGGAGTTATTCAgcag CATGGGTTTGGAAGGAACATGGACTGGTCTGTTGTTGATTCTGAAAATGCCATTGACAATGCTGCTGTGACTCTTGAGCTCAAGGATGGTCCTTATAGTCGATCCATGTGGGACTTTGCTTTCCACGCTCTTTACAag GTCGTTGTTGGCGCGGACAGCCTTTCCACCGAGCTTAAAATTACAAACACAGACAGCAAACCCTTCTCTTTTAACACCGCCTTGCATACTTACTTCCGT GCTTCTGTCACGGGAGCATCCGTGAAAGGTTTAAAGGGTTGTAAAACTCTCAATAAGGATCCTGATCCTAAAAACCCAATTGAGGGTCAAGAAGACAG GGATGCAGTCACTTTTCCTGGATTTGTGGATTGCGTCTATCTTGATGCCCCTAATGAATTGCACTTTGATAATGGCTTGGGTGATCAAATAATCATCAAAAACACCAA CTGGTCGGATGCTGTCTTGTGGAACCCGCATGTTCAGATGGAAGCTTGTTACAGAGACTTTGTCTGCGTTGAAAATGCAAAG CTTGGGGATGTCAAGCTCGAGCCGGGACAGTCTTGGACAGCAACACAACTTCTCAGCATCAgttga
- the LOC108808909 gene encoding pentatricopeptide repeat-containing protein At5g66520 has translation MALTLTSSSLALEHTLSCLHKCSTEVELKQVHARMLKSGFFRDPYAITKFLSTCLSSSFSSYAQDVFLNGLDRPDTFLWNLMIRGLSSSDQPESSLLLYHRMLSSSATHNPYTFPFLLKACSNLSAFHETTQIHAHLTKLGYGNNIYSLNSLINSYAVTGHINHARLLFDRIQEPDLVSWNSLIKGYAKAGEMDTALTLFRNMPLPPEAGKKSNNAISWTTIISGYVQAGMNKEALQLFHEMQSSNVPPDKVSLASALSACAQLGALDQGKWIHSYADKQRISIDSVLACVLIDMYAKCGDMEEALRVFKNVSKKETRSVQVWTALISGYACHGLGGEVIRKFEEMQEKGVRPNAVTFTALLTACSYTGLVEQGKSVFYSMERDYKVKPTVEHYGCMVDLLGRAGLLDQANRFVREMPMKPNAVVWGSLLKACQIHGNVEMGERIGEMLIGMDPDHGGRYVHMAKIHAMGGKWDKAAETRRLMKEQGVAKVPGCSTITLEGTTHEFTAGDRSHEEIERIRTKWRSVRRKLEENGYVPELEDMLLVDLADDDEEREAIVHQHSEKLAVTYGLMKTKPGTTIRIMKNLRVCKDCHKVMKLISKMYKRDIVMRDRTRFHCVRDGKCTCGDYW, from the coding sequence ATGGCGCTAACTTTAACTTCCTCCTCTCTCGCATTGGAACACACTCTCTCTTGCCTCCATAAATGCTCAACTGAAGTTGAACTCAAGCAAGTCCATGCTCGGATGCTCAAATCCGGCTTCTTCCGCGACCCTTACGCAATCACAAAGTTTCTTTCTACCTGCCTTTCCTCCAGCTTCTCCTCTTATGCTCAGGACGTTTTTCTCAACGGCTTAGATCGTCCAGATACTTTCTTGTGGAACCTAATGATCAGAGGACTCTCTTCCTCTGACCAACCGGaatcttctcttctcctctacCACCGCATGCTCTCCTCTTCCGCTACTCACAACCCCTACACCTTCCCCTTTCTCCTCAAAGCTTGTTCCAACCTCTCTGCTTTTCACGAAACCACTCAAATCCACGCACACCTCACCAAACTCGGTTACGGGAATAACATATACTCACTCAACTCTCTCATCAACTCATACGCTGTCACCGGGCACATCAACCACGCTCGCCTCCTCTTCGACCGAATCCAAGAACCCGATCTCGTCTCCTGGAACTCTCTCATCAAAGGCTACGCAAAAGCTGGAGAAATGGACACTGCTTTAACCTTATTCAGAAACATGCCGCTGCCGCCGGAGGCGGGAAAGAAGAGTAATAACGCTATCTCATGGACTACCATCATCTCCGGGTACGTTCAAGCGGGAATGAACAAGGAAGCTCTTCAGCTATTCCACGAAATGCAGAGTTCCAACGTTCCCCCTGATAAAGTCTCTCTAGCCAGCGCTCTCTCGGCTTGCGCCCAGCTCGGGGCGCTCGACCAAGGGAAATGGATCCACTCCTACGCTGACAAACAAAGAATCAGCATCGACTCCGTCTTGGCCTGCGTTCTTATAGATATGTACGCAAAGTGCGGCGACATGGAGGAAGCTCTTAGAGTTTTCAAGAACGTTTCCAAGAAGGAGACGAGATCAGTGCAGGTGTGGACGGCTTTGATATCAGGCTACGCGTGCCACGGCCTCGGCGGAGAAGTGATCCGCAAGTTCGAGGAGATGCAGGAGAAGGGAGTGAGACCAAACGCGGTGACTTTCACCGCGTTGCTCACTGCCTGCAGCTACACGGGACTAGTTGAGCAAGGGAAGTCGGTTTTCTACTCCATGGAGAGAGATTACAAGGTGAAACCGACGGTGGAGCATTACGGCTGCATGGTTGATTTACTCGGTCGAGCTGGACTGCTCGACCAAGCAAACCGTTTCGTGAGGGAAATGCCTATGAAGCCAAACGCTGTGGTATGGGGTTCGCTGCTCAAAGCCTGCCAGATTCACGGGAACGTTGAGatgggagagaggattggagagaTGTTGATAGGGATGGATCCTGATCACGGCGGGAGATATGTTCATATGGCGAAGATTCACGCCATGGGGGGGAAGTGGGACAAGGCAGCTGAAACGAGAAGACTGATGAAGGAACAGGGAGTTGCAAAAGTCCCTGGTTGCAGTACGATTACCTTGGAAGGGACAACGCACGAGTTCACAGCGGGAGACAGATCACACGAGGAGATCGAGAGAATTCGAACTAAATGGAGAAGCGTGAGAAGGAAACTCGAGGAGAACGGGTACGTACCGGAGTTGGAAGATATGCTGCTTGTTGATCTAGCTGATGATGACGAGGAGAGAGAGGCTATTGTGCATCAGCACAGCGAGAAACTGGCTGTTACCTACGGGCTAATGAAGACTAAACCGGGAACAACGATACGTATAATGAAGAATCTGAGAGTATGCAAAGACTGTCACAAAGTGATGAAACTCATCTCTAAGATGTACAAGAGAGATATCGTGATGAGAGATAGGACGAGGTTCCACTGTGTCAGAGATGGCAAATGCACTTGTGGGGACTACTGGTGA
- the LOC108805598 gene encoding gamma carbonic anhydrase 3, mitochondrial, which translates to MSMGKAFYSVGFWIRETGQALDRLGCRLQGKNHFREQLSRHRTLMNVFDKSPAVDNQAFVAPSASLIGSVHVGRGSSIWYGCVLRGDANSISVGAGTNIQDNTLVHVAKSNLSGKVLRTLIGDNVTVGNSAVLHGCTVEDEAYIGASATVLDGAHVEKHAVVESGALVRQNTRIPSGEVWGGNPARFLRKVTEEEKAFFSSSAVDYSSLAQVHAAENTKNLDEADFKKLLYKKKARDAEYDSVLGDLSLSENVPKSA; encoded by the exons ATGTCGATGGGAAAGGCATTCTACAGCGTAGGGTTCTGGATCCGTGAAACTGGTCAAGCACTCGATCGGCTCGGTTGTCGCCTCCAAGGCAAAAATCACTTCCGTGAACAAC TATCCAGGCACCGTACGCTTATGAATGTTTTTGACAAATCCCCTGCTGTCGATAACCAGGCTTTCGTTGCTCCCAGCGCCTCTCTCATTGGCAGTGTCCACGTCGGACGAGGTTCTTCCATTTGGTATGGATGCGTCTTGAGAG GAGATGCGAACAGCATCAGCGTCGGCGCTGGGACCAATATCCAAGATAACACCCTCGTCCACGTTGCTAAGTCCAACTTAAGCGGCAAGGTTTTGCGTACTCTCATCGGAGACAATGTCACTGTTGGTAACAGTGCTGTTTTGCATGGCTGCACTGTCGAAGACGAGGCCTACATTGGTGCTAGTGCTACCGTCTTGGATGGAGCTCATGTTGAAAAGCATGCCGTGGTTGAGTCAGGAGCTCTTGTCAGGCAGAACACTAGAATTCCCTCCGGCGAG GTTTGGGGAGGGAATCCAGCTAGGTTTCTGAGGAAGGTGACTGAAGAAGAAAAGGCCTTCTTCTCTAGTTCGGCTGTGGATTACTCCAGCTTAGCTCAAGTTCATGCCGCGGAAAACACAAAGAACTTGGACGAGGCTGATTTCAAGAAGCTTCTTTACAAGAAGAAGGCTCGCGATGCAGAATACGACTCAGTTCTCGGTGATCTCAGTCTCTCTGAGAATGTACCAAAATCAGCTTGA
- the LOC108805597 gene encoding LOW QUALITY PROTEIN: pentatricopeptide repeat-containing protein At5g66500, mitochondrial (The sequence of the model RefSeq protein was modified relative to this genomic sequence to represent the inferred CDS: inserted 1 base in 1 codon), which yields MLACLSRLGDASTNLLRRFALVRNFAAHAHHVFDELLQRDLSSLNSQLSSYLRGGDPNGTLGLFVKMHRASPVLTSFTPVLGACALLSYPXTGRQVHALMIKQGAETGTISKTALIDMYSKHGNLVDSITVFDSVEDRDVVSWNALLSGFLRNGKGKEALGVFAAMCRDKVSISEFTLSSVVKTCASLKILQQGKQVHAMVVVTGRDLVVLGISIISFYSSVGLMSEAMKVYFGLNVRTDEVMLNSLISGCIRNRNYKDALLLMSRQRPNVRVLVSSLASCSDNSDLWIGKQIHCVALRYGFLLDSKLCNGLMDMYGKCGQIVQARAVFRAITSKTVVSWTSMIDAYGVNGDGVRALETFREMCEEGSGVLPNSVTFLVVLSACAHAGLVEEGKECFGMMKEKYGLLPGTEHYVCFIDILSKAGDTEEIWRLVESMNDGKGNVPCAIWVAVLSACSLNMDVTRGEYAARRLMEEKGHDGNASIYVLVSNFYAAIGKWDMVEEMRGRLKKKGLVKAAGHSSFM from the exons ATGTTGGCATGTTTGTCTCGTTTAGGTGATGCTTCGACGAATTTACTACGGAGATTCGCGCTCGTGCGTAATTTTGCAGCCCATGCCCATCACGTGTTCGACGAATTGCTGCAACGAGACCTCTCATCGCTCAACTCTCAACTCTCGTCTTACCTCCGCGGAGGAGACCCAAATGGCACCTTGGGTCTCTTCGTTAAGATGCATCGAGCCAGCCCTGTTCTCACCTCCTTCACTCCTGTTCTCGGCGCATGTGCCCTCTTGTCCTATC AAACAGGACGCCAAGTTCACGCCTTGATGATCAAACAAGGCGCTGAGACAGGAACCATATCCAAAACTGCGCTTATCGACATGTACTCAAAGCACGGGAACTTGGTCGACTCCATTACGGTGTTCGATAGCGTTGAGGATAGAGACGTAGTATCGTGGAACGCTCTGCTTTCGGGTTTCCTTCGAAACGGTAAAGGTAAAGAAGCTCTCGGCGTTTTCGCAGCTATGTGTAGAGACAAAGTCTCGATCAGTGAGTTCACTTTGTCTTCTGTTGTTAAAACATGCGCCTCTCTCAAGATTCTGCAGCAAGGGAAGCAGGTTCATGCCATGGTGGTGGTGACTGGACGCGATCTCGTTGTCCTAGGAATTTCGATTATTAGTTTCTACTCTAGCGTAGGTTTGATGAGTGAAGCCATGAAGGTTTATTTCGGTTTGAATGTTCGTACGGACGAGGTGATGTTGAACTCTTTGATATCAGGTTGCATACGGAACCGAAACTACAAGGACGCGTTGTTGCTTATGAGCAGGCAGAGACCGAACGTGAGAGTGCTCGTTAGCTCTCTCGCTAGCTGCTCTGATAACTCTGATCTGTGGATTGGTAAACAGATACACTGCGTCGCATTGCGTTACGGCTTCCTTTTGGATTCGAAGCTGTGCAATGGCTTGATGGATATGTACGGCAAATGTGGTCAGATTGTGCAAGCGCGTGCCGTGTTCAGAGCTATTACGTCGAAAACTGTGGTTTCTTGGACGAGTATGATAGATGCGTATGGGGTTAACGGGGATGGCGTCAGAGCGCTTGAAACCTTCAGGGAAATGTGTGAAGAAGGAAGCGGAGTTTTGCCCAATTCAGTGACGTTCCTCGTTGTTTTATCGGCGTGTGCGCACGCAGGGTTGGTTGAGGAAGGTAAGGAATGTTTTGGTATGATGAAGGAGAAGTATGGGCTGTTACCAGGAACAGAGCATTACGTATGTTTCATTGATATCTTAAGCAAGGCTGGTGATACAGAGGAGATATGGAGATTAGTTGAGAGCATGAACGATGGTAAAGGAAACGTTCCTTGTGCTATATGGGTCGCGGTACTTAGTGCTTGTAGTCTTAATATGGATGTAACGCGAGGCGAGTATGCAGCAAGAAGGCTTATGGAGGAGAAGGGTCATGATGGGAATGCGAGTATCTATGTGTTGGTTTCTAATTTCTACGCGGCGATTGGGAAGTGGGATATGGTTGAAGAAATGAGGGGAAGGTTGAAGAAGAAAGGTTTGGTTAAAGCAGCAGGTCACAGTTCATTCAtgtga
- the LOC108810032 gene encoding uncharacterized protein LOC108810032 — translation MIRALSTRKDRGGYKKLGGEKEAEEEAAGVRLLEGKVQRVPAVVKKPVEKTGVSVHPLLSFFDVGGSQRKKNKTKNKKKSATTAKPEFSRYLEYVKEGGVWDATSNGPVIYYK, via the coding sequence atgattaGAGCCCTGAGCACGAGGAAGGACCGAGGCGGCTACAAGAAGCTCGGTGGTgagaaagaagcagaagaagaagcagcaggCGTTAGGCTTTTAGAAGGGAAAGTGCAGAGAGTTCCAGCGGTGGTGAAGAAACCGGTGGAGAAAACTGGCGTTTCAGTTCACCCGCTTTTGAGTTTCTTCGATGTTGGTGGAtcacagaggaagaagaacaagacaaaaaacaagaagaagagtgCAACGACAGCGAAACCAGAGTTCTCAAGGTACTTGGAGTATGTGAAAGAAGGAGGAGTTTGGGATGCCACTTCAAATGGACCTGTCATATATTACAAATAG
- the LOC108813067 gene encoding GTPase ERA-like, chloroplastic: MAATPHVSPTLSRYKFFSTSAVENPNFYPHQIIESRRRKSTKPHLQAQHSNSTNISYGPRTTTELASSKKLWIRQTETEQGQIEEEEEEEELEDSDDEASLLSLSIKPDRNMALLDDYEMEELGHAPPDTNHRSGYVAVVGMPNVGKSTLSNQMIGQKISIVTDKPQTTRHRILGICSSPDYQMILYDTPGVIEKKMHRLDTMMMKNVRDAAINADCVVILVDACKTPANIDEVLKEGLGDLEKRPPMLLVMNKKDLIKPGEIAKKLEWYEKFTDVDEVIPVSAKYGHGVEDVKEWILSKLPFGPPYYPKDIVSEHPERFFVAEIVREKIFMQYRNEVPYACQVNVLSYKTRPAAKDFIQVEVVVDKNSQKIILIGKEGKALKMLATAARLDIEDFLQKKVFLEVEVRVKENWRQDEGLLKYYGYGGQIRAM, translated from the exons ATGGCGGCCACTCCGCACGTTTCGCCAACTCTTTCCCGCTACAAATTCTTCTCAACTTCCGCAgtcgaaaaccctaatttctatCCACATCAAATTATCGAAAGTCGTCGACGGAAATCGACCAAACCGCATCTTCAAGCGCAGCACAGCAATAGTACCAATATTAGCTATGGTCCTCGGACGACGACGGAACTCGCCTCCTCGAAGAAACTATGGATTAGGCAAACGGAGACCGAGCAAGGgcaaatagaagaagaagaagaagaagaagagctagAGGACAGTGACGACGAGGCGAGTCTGCTATCGTTGAGCATAAAACCGGACAGAAACATGGCGTTGCTCGACGATTATGAGATGGAGGAGCTTGGCCACGCTCCTCCCGATACCAATCATCGCAGCG GATACGTGGCGGTGGTTGGGATGCCGAACGTGGGGAAAAGCACGCTCTCGAATCAAATGATTGGTCAGAAGATCTCTATCGTTACTGATAAACCCCAAACCACGAGGCATCGGATTCTCGGTATCTGTTCCAGCCCTGATTATCAG ATGATACTTTATGATACGCCTGGTGTGATCGAGAAGAAGATGCACAGGTTAGATACTATGATGATGAAGAATGTCCGTGATGCTGCCATCAACGCTGATTGCGTTGTCATTCTTGTTGATGCTTGTAAAACTCCTGCTAAT ATAGACGAAGTCTTGAAAGAGGGGTTGGGAGACCTTGAAAAGAGGCCACCTATGCTGCTTGTAATGAACAAGAAAGATCTCATCAAACCTGGTGAGATTGCCAAGAAACTGGAG TGGTATGAAAAATTTACAGATGTTGATGAAGTTATACCTGTTAGTGCAAAGTACGGACATGGAGTGGAGGATGTTAAAGAGTGGATCTTATCCAAACTTCCCTTTGGCCCACCTTATTATCCCAAg GATATTGTGAGTGAGCACCCAGAGAGATTCTTTGTTGCTGAGATCGTTAGAGAGAAGATATTTATGCAGTACCGAAATGAAGTTCCTTATGCATGTCAG GTTAACGTGCTGAGCTACAAAACTAGACCAGCTGCAAAAGATTTTATTCAAGTAGAAGTAGTCGTGGATAAAAATTCTCAGAAGATCATTCTTATAGGAAAA GAAGGGAAGGCTTTGAAAATGCTAGCAACGGCTGCTCGACTAGACATTGAAGATTTCCTTCAGAAAAAAGTCTTCCTTGAG GTGGAAGTGAGAGTGAAGGAGAATTGGAGACAAGATGAGGGACTTCTCAAGTACTATGGCTATGGAGGACAAATCCGGGCTATGTAA